A DNA window from Mytilus edulis chromosome 14, xbMytEdul2.2, whole genome shotgun sequence contains the following coding sequences:
- the LOC139502510 gene encoding uncharacterized protein gives MFQLTPLRKHLVIEDKIFVNAKDKYDADMSKIKDVIISESEKQPTWGELLPKCFIPLELEFASLTRRNIPLITLEQLKKLNALQPIRPLSEDELKVFLKFQHSIGKLLYFDEPKLDDRIILSPTLLIDAFKSIVTDKRFCIGDRKRAAMWDAMGTKGVVSKHAIQEVWKRKKYEKFYKDKHYLLNVMTHLDILAEPSRYDSNQTRIPADFYYVASMVRGNDDSGYLHSAGITQRNIAIAFQSTSLMIPPALSFRFISYCLSVWAVKTYGETNRDMLFHRSGVFTIDPSLDMHILCEDDKITVRLVHGRTNTLIMRDLASSINECLTSALEKISRLYIRTSSDQSHTSDASFVTSVCCNSPDKPCILPFENLADIGKQWTCPTHGIEHNVHMIKSWTPGKEEDSCEPGCPVTNEEFLKERPSDLHLRRLSLVYSINATRELALELGLETTELDKLSLIDDTDTWQFEVVKKCRDRFALTFRHIRDASEACKFGNIHKLCKLVKGDVIDFDKEPEKWDLVPTEEHIDRLAPIIGNNSLRFLIELEMEFKTWEQITYRHTIERDLVKLNKDILEEWRTKFCKMHSLKPTLRKIAQAFSNIGKHIDIVENTLSDLF, from the exons atgtttCAGCTAACGCCATTAAGGAAACATTTGGTGATTGAggataaaatatttgtcaacgcTAAAGACAAATATGACGCAGATATGAGTAAAATAAAAGATGTTATCATCAGCGAGTCAGAGAAGCAACCGACATGGGGGGAACTTCTTCCAAAATGCTTTATCCCTTTGGAGTTAGAATTTGCATCTCTGACCAGACGCAACATTCCTTTGATAACCCTAGAGCAGCTAAAGAAATTAAACGCACTGCAACCTATTAGACCGTTGTCTGAAGATGAGTTGAAGGTATTTCTGAAATTTCAACATTCAATTGGCAAGTTACTGTACTTTGATGAACCTAAATTGGACGACCGTATTATTTTGTCTCCAACCCTCCTCATAGATGCATTTAAATCGATTGTTACAGATAAGCGCTTTTGTATAGGAGATAGAAAAAGGGCAGCTATGTGGGATGCAATGGGAACAAAAGGCGTGGTATCAAAACACGCAATACAAGAAGTTTGGAAGAGAAAGAAATATGAGAAATTTTACAAAGACAAACATTACTTATTAAATGTCATGACCCATCTAGATATTTTGGCAGAGCCGAGTAGATACGATTCAAATCAAACGCGTATACCAGCTGACTTCTACTATGTTGCAAGTATGGTACGGGGTAATGATGATTCCGGATACCTTCATTCAGCTGGCATCACGCAACGAAATATTGCCATAGCTTTTCAATCAACATCCTTGATGATACCTCCGGCATTATCCTTCAGATTTATAAGTTACTGTTTATCTGTCTGGGCGGTGAAGACTTACGGAGAGACCAACAGGGACATGCTGTTTCACAGGTCTGGAGTGTTCACTATTGATCCTTCCTTGGATATGCACATTCTTTGCGAAGATGACAAGATAACTGTTCGTCTTGTTCATGGCCGGACAAACACACTCATAATGAGAGATCTAGCTTCCAGTATCAATGAATGTTTAACATCTGCCTTGGAGAAAATAAGTCGGTTGTACATCAGAACAAGTAGCGATCAGAGTCATACCAGTGATGCATCCTTTGTGACCAGTGTATGTTGTAACTCACCGGATAAGCCATGCATCCTACCATTCGAAAATCTTGCAGATATAGGCAAACAATGGACCTGTCCTACACATGGCATTGAACACAATGTACATATGATCAAATCGTGGACACCAGGAAAG gaGGAAGACAGTTGTGAACCAGGGTGTCCAG TTACAAATGAAGAGTTTTTGAAAGAACGACCATCAGATCTACACCTACGACGCTTATCATTAGTTTACAGTATAAATGCAACCAGAGAACTAGCGCTAGAGTTAGGATTGGAAACAACTGAGTTGGACAAACTTTCACTCATTGATGATACAGACACGTGGCAGTTTGAAGTAGTCAAAAAATGTCGCGATAGATTTGCGTTGACATTTAGACATATCAGAGACGCATCTGAAGCTTGTAAATTTGGAAATATCCATAAACTTTGCAAG CTTGTGAAAGGTGATGTTATTGATTTTG aTAAAGAACCTGAAAAGTGGGATTTGGTTCCTACAGAGGAACACATTGACAGATTAGCTCCAATAATTGGAAACAACTCTCTTCGATTTCTTATCGAACTAGAAATGGAGTTCAAGACTTGGGAACAGATAACTTACAGGCACACAATTGAAAGGGATTTGGTAAAACTAAACAAAGATATTTTAGAAGAATGGAGAACCAAGTTTTGTAAGATGCACAGTCTCAAACCGACTTTGCGAAAAATTGCACAGGCCTTTAGTAACATTGGCAAGCATATAGACATAGTTGAAAACACATTATCAGATCTGTTTTAA